The following proteins are encoded in a genomic region of Methylococcales bacterium:
- a CDS encoding transposase family protein: MGFNNEYKTNSVNIPHKKPNKSKHNPNPTLTEKQKKENKEMSRERVIVEHVIGGMKRYRCLVDKFRNKKEGVKDLFSFLAAILWNFNMIY, encoded by the coding sequence TTGGGGTTTAATAATGAATATAAAACTAATTCGGTAAATATTCCTCATAAAAAACCAAATAAATCTAAGCATAATCCAAACCCAACATTAACTGAAAAACAAAAAAAAGAAAACAAAGAGATGAGTCGTGAAAGAGTCATTGTTGAGCATGTAATCGGTGGAATGAAAAGATATAGATGTCTAGTTGACAAGTTTAGAAATAAAAAAGAAGGTGTAAAAGATTTATTTTCTTTTTTAGCGGCTATCCTATGGAATTTTAACATGATATATTAA
- a CDS encoding transposase family protein codes for MKIKEILPRIYDDRQLRALTGLKTEHFILLLSLFEKTLIEDQKEKHENKERKYGSGLDSTLKTPADKLLFILNYMKCYSTFDHLGFSFNMNKSCAHTHVYKLFPILIKTLDIFNVLPATSFSTPEEMQQAFGGVQTLIIDATERAVQRPSDYEEQNEFYSGKKTAYN; via the coding sequence ATGAAAATAAAAGAAATTTTACCAAGAATTTATGATGATAGACAGTTAAGAGCTTTAACAGGATTAAAAACAGAACATTTTATTTTACTATTATCTCTATTTGAAAAGACCCTTATTGAAGATCAAAAAGAAAAACATGAAAATAAAGAAAGAAAATACGGTAGTGGTTTAGATAGCACATTAAAAACACCCGCAGACAAATTATTATTTATATTAAATTATATGAAGTGTTATTCTACTTTCGATCACTTAGGGTTTTCTTTTAATATGAATAAATCATGCGCTCATACTCATGTATACAAATTATTTCCAATTTTAATAAAGACGTTAGATATATTTAATGTTTTACCTGCAACAAGTTTTTCAACCCCTGAAGAAATGCAGCAGGCTTTTGGCGGAGTTCAAACATTGATAATAGATGCTACAGAGCGTGCTGTACAACGCCCTAGTGACTATGAAGAACAAAATGAATTTTACAGTGGTAAAAAAACAGCATACAATTAA
- a CDS encoding transposase family protein encodes MGFNNEYKTNSVNIPHKKPNKSKHNPNPTLTENQKKENKEMSRERVIVEHVIGGMKRYRCLVDKFRNKKEGVKDLFSFLAAILWNFNMIY; translated from the coding sequence TTGGGGTTTAATAATGAATATAAAACTAATTCGGTAAATATTCCTCATAAAAAACCAAATAAATCTAAGCATAATCCAAACCCAACATTAACAGAAAATCAAAAAAAAGAAAACAAAGAGATGAGTCGTGAAAGAGTCATTGTTGAGCATGTAATCGGTGGAATGAAAAGATATAGATGCCTAGTTGACAAGTTTAGAAATAAAAAAGAAGGTGTAAAAGATTTATTTTCTTTTTTAGCGGCTATCCTATGGAATTTTAACATGATATATTAG
- a CDS encoding transposase family protein, which yields MKIKEILPRIYDDRQLRALTGLKTEHFILLLSLFEKTLIEDQKEKHENKERKYGSGLDSTLKTPADKLLFILNYMKCYSTFDHLGFSFNMNKSCAHTHVYKLFPILIKTLDIFNVLPATSFSTPEEMQQAFGGVQTLIIDATERAVQRPSDYEEQNEFYSGKKNSIQLKIPL from the coding sequence ATGAAAATAAAAGAAATTTTACCAAGAATTTATGATGATAGACAGTTAAGAGCTTTAACAGGATTAAAAACAGAACATTTTATTTTACTATTATCTCTATTTGAAAAGACCCTTATTGAAGATCAAAAAGAAAAACATGAAAATAAAGAAAGAAAATACGGTAGTGGTTTAGATAGCACATTAAAAACACCCGCAGACAAATTATTATTTATATTAAATTATATGAAGTGCTATTCTACTTTCGATCACTTAGGGTTTTCTTTTAATATGAATAAATCATGCGCCCATACTCATGTATACAAATTATTTCCAATTTTAATAAAGACGTTAGATATATTTAATGTTTTACCTGCAACAAGTTTTTCAACCCCTGAAGAAATGCAGCAGGCTTTTGGCGGAGTTCAAACATTGATAATAGATGCTACAGAGCGTGCTGTACAACGCCCTAGTGACTATGAAGAACAAAATGAATTTTACAGTGGTAAAAAAAACAGCATACAATTAAAAATACCACTATAG